The following coding sequences lie in one Myxococcus xanthus genomic window:
- a CDS encoding sensor histidine kinase, with protein MKWRIASVAFLLGALSSGLTWLSVQPVLLRLLDALRRWVPEGSAEEATLARVQGLLPWVLGLDLVALTVLTYVVLDLMVGRPLRRTEAVVEQFGRLDWEAHLVPTQGGTLVSRIQRALQRMAEALREEQALTRAQMASLRASHAQLARTQTELVASERMATVGRLAAGVAHEVGNPLAGILGYVALARVKADTPELKDFLERIDHEVQRIDRIIRGLLDLGRPGATSPGPVEVGPVVETCVRLVRASPELSGVTVMLDLEPGALARTDAGPLSQIVINLLLNAAQAMGGQGRVRVATRQAAGEVRLLVEDDGTGIPEDVMPRLFEPFFTTKGREGTGLGLAVSQRLAQVMGGRLEAENIPSGGARFTVCLPVP; from the coding sequence ATGAAGTGGCGGATTGCCAGCGTCGCGTTCCTACTGGGGGCTTTGTCGTCGGGGCTCACCTGGTTGTCCGTACAACCGGTACTCCTCCGGCTGTTGGACGCGCTCCGCCGCTGGGTCCCCGAAGGAAGCGCGGAAGAAGCGACGCTGGCTCGTGTGCAAGGCCTCCTACCCTGGGTGTTGGGGCTCGACCTGGTCGCGTTGACGGTCCTCACCTACGTGGTGTTGGACCTGATGGTGGGACGCCCGCTGCGCCGCACCGAGGCGGTGGTCGAGCAGTTCGGTCGGTTGGACTGGGAGGCTCACCTGGTTCCGACCCAGGGAGGAACGCTGGTGTCTCGCATCCAGCGCGCCTTGCAGCGGATGGCGGAGGCGCTCCGCGAGGAACAGGCGCTCACTCGTGCGCAGATGGCGTCTTTGCGCGCGTCGCATGCCCAACTGGCTCGCACGCAGACGGAGTTGGTTGCTTCGGAGCGCATGGCCACAGTCGGACGGCTGGCCGCGGGCGTCGCCCACGAAGTAGGCAACCCGCTGGCGGGAATCCTGGGCTACGTGGCACTTGCGCGTGTCAAGGCGGACACGCCGGAGCTGAAGGACTTCCTGGAGCGTATCGACCACGAAGTGCAGCGCATCGACCGCATCATCCGGGGCTTGCTTGACCTGGGACGCCCCGGGGCCACGTCGCCAGGGCCGGTAGAGGTTGGCCCGGTGGTAGAGACGTGTGTGCGCCTGGTTCGTGCCTCCCCTGAGCTGTCAGGCGTGACGGTGATGCTCGACTTGGAGCCTGGGGCGCTTGCACGCACGGACGCAGGCCCGCTTTCGCAGATTGTCATCAACTTGCTGCTCAACGCCGCCCAGGCCATGGGGGGGCAGGGACGTGTGCGGGTTGCCACGCGACAGGCGGCGGGTGAAGTTCGTTTGCTCGTGGAGGATGACGGGACGGGCATCCCCGAGGACGTCATGCCGCGCCTGTTCGAGCCCTTCTTCACGACCAAAGGACGTGAGGGGACGGGATTGGGACTGGCGGTGTCGCAGCGCCTGGCGCAGGTCATGGGCGGTAGGCTCGAGGCAGAGAACATCCCCAGTGGTGGAGCCCGCTTCACCGTGTGCTTGCCCGTACCCTGA
- a CDS encoding prepilin peptidase, producing MTHSSLPGYFGPLFAVFLFVLGLCVGSFLNVVIARVPLDQSIVRPRSRCPRCGHVLAWYENIPLLSWLALRARCRGCGAPISVRYPLVELLTGLLFFACLRRFGWTYELVPALVLVSLLVPLAFIDLDHWILPLSMTVSGMLAGIALALPLGMDAFRDSLIGAVVGFLSFRAMEYVGWKVFQREALGAGDKYLVAMLGAFLSWRALLGVLLFASMQGAVVGILMLLVTGRAGPRTENTPEEPVEDAPPLTMTWEFTQPGLPLWKRLLLVPVCLLVQPIPDAPLDEEGEEEEWVPERTSIPFGPWLALAGLELLLLGPWLSRVLPADIAMMLGGLP from the coding sequence GTGACGCATTCTTCCCTGCCGGGATACTTCGGGCCCCTGTTCGCCGTGTTCCTGTTCGTGCTCGGCTTGTGCGTGGGCAGCTTTCTCAACGTCGTCATCGCGCGGGTGCCGCTGGACCAGAGCATCGTGCGGCCACGCTCGCGATGCCCTCGGTGCGGGCACGTCCTGGCGTGGTACGAAAACATCCCGCTGCTGTCCTGGCTGGCGCTTCGGGCGCGCTGTCGGGGCTGCGGCGCGCCCATCTCCGTGCGCTACCCGTTGGTGGAACTCCTGACGGGGCTCCTGTTCTTCGCGTGCCTGCGCCGTTTTGGCTGGACGTACGAATTGGTGCCGGCGCTGGTGCTCGTATCCTTGCTGGTGCCGCTCGCCTTCATTGACCTGGACCATTGGATTCTGCCGCTGTCCATGACGGTGTCGGGAATGCTGGCGGGGATTGCCCTGGCGCTCCCCTTGGGGATGGACGCCTTTCGTGATTCGCTGATTGGCGCGGTGGTGGGCTTCCTGTCCTTTCGGGCGATGGAGTACGTCGGATGGAAGGTGTTCCAGCGAGAGGCCCTGGGCGCGGGGGACAAGTACCTCGTTGCCATGCTCGGAGCCTTCCTGTCCTGGCGCGCGCTGCTAGGGGTCCTGCTCTTCGCGTCCATGCAGGGCGCCGTGGTGGGCATCCTGATGCTGCTGGTAACGGGGCGTGCCGGACCCCGCACGGAGAACACCCCAGAGGAGCCTGTGGAGGATGCGCCCCCGCTCACGATGACCTGGGAATTCACTCAGCCGGGCCTCCCACTTTGGAAGCGGTTGCTGTTGGTTCCCGTGTGCCTGCTGGTCCAGCCCATCCCTGATGCGCCCTTGGACGAAGAGGGTGAGGAAGAAGAATGGGTCCCGGAGCGCACCAGCATTCCCTTTGGACCTTGGCTGGCGCTCGCAGGGCTGGAGCTCCTGTTGCTGGGGCCGTGGCTTTCCCGGGTGTTGCCTGCGGATATCGCCATGATGCTGGGCGGCCTGCCATGA
- the pilM gene encoding type IV pilus assembly protein PilM has protein sequence MAKGKLVLGLDIGSTSIKMILLKEQRKRGEVIYALQSFGMKPLPPEAIVDGALMNSTAIVQAVQDLMSELKVKGKDVAIGVSGHSVIIKKIQMPRMSQDELEESIQWEAEQYIPFDVKDVNIDTQILDGGGNDATGQMDVLLVAAKKDMINDYTTVVSEAGLAPVVVDVDAFAVQNMFSVNYDVPERETVVLINAGASVVNINIISNGATVFTRDVTIGGNQFTEEIQKQLNVSYEEAEALKIGGNGADADAVVPQDVERVLSSVAEQVAGEIQRSLDFYAGTAADSNFSKVYLSGGTAKIPALFKTIEARTGVPVEILNPFRKIEVDNRKFDPAFIMDVAPMAAVAVGLALRRPGDKLA, from the coding sequence ATGGCGAAGGGCAAACTGGTACTCGGCCTGGATATCGGATCGACGTCCATCAAGATGATTCTCCTCAAGGAGCAGCGCAAGCGCGGTGAGGTCATCTACGCGCTGCAGAGCTTCGGGATGAAGCCGCTGCCTCCGGAGGCCATCGTCGACGGCGCGCTGATGAACTCCACGGCCATCGTCCAGGCCGTGCAGGACCTGATGTCCGAGCTGAAGGTGAAGGGCAAGGACGTGGCCATCGGCGTGTCCGGCCACTCGGTCATCATCAAGAAGATTCAGATGCCTCGCATGTCCCAGGACGAGCTCGAGGAGAGCATCCAGTGGGAGGCGGAGCAGTACATCCCGTTCGATGTGAAGGACGTAAACATCGACACGCAGATCCTCGATGGCGGCGGCAACGACGCCACGGGACAGATGGACGTGCTGCTGGTCGCGGCCAAGAAGGACATGATCAACGACTACACCACGGTGGTCTCCGAGGCGGGCCTGGCCCCGGTGGTGGTGGACGTGGATGCCTTCGCCGTCCAGAACATGTTCTCCGTCAACTATGACGTGCCGGAGCGTGAGACGGTGGTGCTCATCAACGCGGGCGCTTCGGTGGTGAACATCAACATCATCTCCAACGGCGCGACGGTGTTCACGCGCGACGTCACCATCGGTGGCAACCAGTTCACCGAGGAGATCCAGAAGCAGCTGAACGTCTCCTACGAGGAGGCCGAGGCGCTGAAGATCGGTGGCAACGGCGCTGACGCGGACGCGGTGGTGCCACAGGACGTGGAGCGGGTGCTCTCCAGCGTCGCCGAACAGGTCGCGGGCGAAATCCAGCGCTCGCTGGACTTCTACGCGGGTACCGCGGCCGACTCGAACTTCAGCAAGGTCTACCTGTCGGGCGGCACGGCGAAGATTCCCGCGCTGTTCAAGACCATCGAAGCGCGCACGGGCGTACCGGTGGAGATCCTCAACCCCTTCCGCAAGATCGAAGTGGACAACCGGAAGTTCGACCCCGCGTTCATCATGGACGTGGCGCCCATGGCGGCGGTGGCCGTGGGACTGGCGCTGCGGCGCCCGGGCGACAAGCTGGCCTGA
- a CDS encoding sigma-54-dependent transcriptional regulator, which produces MPLFRTILVADDEPSIRHILTLVLTGHGYEVRAVADGEDALKELAARDYDVLLCDVRMPKKDGLVVLREALASHPALTAVVMSAYGSQEQALQAVAAGAFDYVQKPFKPDEIVFVLRKAEERERLVRENRRLKQASLPSTPGGHILGESPALHALLRQVARLAPVDTTVLISGESGTGKELIARELHVRSPRAPMSFVAVNCGAIPSGLIESELFGHAKGAFTDARTAKRGLFAEADGGTLFLDEVGELPLSAQVKLLRVLQEGEIRPVGENRVEKVNVRVVAATLRDLSRLVAKGDFREDLYYRLNVVNLRVPPLRERREDVPLLARAFIARFNRELNREPPVAGLTAEAEALLKSYAWPGNVRELENAMERAVLLADEPHILPANLPERLWAASPPGPHGEKQQGEPVLQDGGDLSLKRAIRELEESYIRAALRKTKGNRTRAAELLDISHRALLYKIKEYGIDPDAEAERG; this is translated from the coding sequence ATGCCCCTGTTCCGCACCATTCTCGTTGCCGATGATGAGCCCTCCATCCGGCACATCCTCACGTTGGTGCTCACCGGCCACGGTTACGAAGTGCGCGCGGTGGCCGATGGCGAAGACGCGCTGAAGGAACTCGCCGCGCGTGACTACGACGTGCTGTTGTGCGACGTGCGCATGCCGAAGAAGGATGGCCTCGTCGTCCTGCGTGAGGCCCTGGCTTCGCACCCCGCGCTGACGGCAGTAGTGATGAGCGCCTACGGCTCGCAGGAACAGGCGCTCCAAGCCGTCGCCGCGGGAGCGTTCGACTACGTCCAGAAGCCATTCAAACCGGACGAAATCGTCTTCGTCCTCCGAAAGGCGGAGGAGCGGGAGCGGCTGGTTCGCGAGAACCGGCGGCTGAAGCAGGCCAGCCTGCCTTCAACGCCCGGGGGGCACATCCTCGGAGAGAGCCCGGCGCTGCATGCGTTGCTGCGCCAGGTCGCGCGGCTCGCGCCGGTGGACACCACCGTGCTCATCAGTGGCGAGAGCGGCACCGGGAAGGAGCTCATCGCGCGGGAGCTTCATGTTCGCAGTCCCCGCGCGCCCATGTCTTTCGTCGCGGTCAACTGTGGTGCCATTCCCTCCGGCCTCATCGAGAGTGAGCTGTTTGGCCACGCGAAGGGCGCCTTCACGGACGCACGCACCGCCAAGAGAGGCCTCTTCGCGGAGGCCGATGGGGGCACCCTCTTCCTGGATGAGGTGGGGGAGCTTCCCTTGTCCGCCCAGGTGAAGCTGCTGCGTGTCCTCCAGGAGGGAGAAATCCGGCCGGTAGGGGAGAATCGCGTCGAGAAGGTCAACGTGCGCGTGGTGGCAGCCACCTTGCGCGACCTGTCTCGCCTGGTCGCGAAGGGGGATTTTCGTGAGGACCTGTACTACCGCCTCAACGTGGTGAACCTCCGCGTCCCTCCCCTGCGGGAGCGCCGTGAGGACGTGCCACTGCTGGCGCGAGCCTTCATCGCTCGGTTCAACCGCGAGCTGAACCGAGAGCCTCCCGTCGCCGGGCTCACCGCAGAGGCTGAGGCGCTCCTGAAGTCCTACGCATGGCCTGGAAACGTCCGTGAGTTGGAAAACGCCATGGAGCGTGCCGTGTTGTTGGCGGACGAGCCGCACATCCTTCCTGCGAACCTGCCCGAAAGGCTGTGGGCCGCGTCCCCACCTGGCCCTCATGGCGAGAAGCAACAAGGGGAGCCGGTGCTACAGGATGGTGGTGACCTGTCGCTCAAGCGAGCCATCCGGGAGCTGGAAGAGTCCTACATCCGAGCCGCCCTGCGAAAGACGAAGGGCAACCGCACCCGGGCCGCAGAGTTGCTGGACATCAGCCACCGGGCGCTCCTCTACAAAATCAAGGAGTACGGCATCGATCCGGACGCCGAGGCGGAGCGCGGGTGA
- a CDS encoding ABC transporter permease, producing the protein MGAFAAMAWNGFREARRNRVTVLVAAFALLLLLATTLVTEVTVSTFDRVVTDFGLGVMSLLLVFLSIYLSSGLISREIERRTIFLMVSKPLSRTRFLLARLAGNMLTLGVLLVAMTLLFWVQLVLHRSPITQPQLAALGGLYLELFVLTSAGFLMSTFASQLVSALVTTGLYFAGHLCSDIYNLGAASKVELIQWVSKATYYALPNLERLNFRPRATYGIEVTAVELGSATLYALGWGALFCVLAAIVFERRDFR; encoded by the coding sequence ATGGGGGCCTTCGCTGCCATGGCGTGGAATGGGTTCCGCGAGGCGCGTCGCAACCGGGTGACGGTGCTGGTCGCCGCGTTCGCCTTGCTACTCCTCCTGGCCACGACGCTCGTCACGGAGGTCACGGTCAGCACCTTCGACAGGGTGGTGACGGACTTCGGCCTTGGGGTGATGAGCCTGCTGCTCGTCTTCCTCTCCATCTACCTGTCGTCCGGGCTCATCAGCCGCGAAATCGAGCGGAGAACCATCTTCTTGATGGTGTCCAAGCCGCTGTCGCGAACCCGGTTCTTGCTGGCCCGGCTCGCGGGCAACATGTTGACTCTGGGCGTGTTGCTGGTCGCGATGACGTTGCTGTTCTGGGTGCAGCTCGTCCTTCACCGCTCACCCATCACCCAGCCGCAGCTGGCCGCGCTCGGAGGGCTCTACCTGGAGTTGTTCGTCCTCACCAGCGCCGGGTTCCTGATGTCCACTTTCGCCAGCCAGCTTGTCTCCGCGCTGGTGACAACGGGGTTGTACTTCGCGGGTCACCTCTGCTCGGACATCTACAACCTGGGGGCCGCGTCGAAGGTGGAGCTCATCCAATGGGTTAGCAAGGCCACCTACTACGCCCTGCCCAACCTGGAGCGACTGAACTTCCGGCCGCGCGCGACCTATGGCATCGAGGTGACGGCGGTGGAGCTGGGCTCGGCCACGCTCTACGCACTAGGGTGGGGAGCACTTTTCTGCGTGCTGGCTGCGATTGTGTTCGAGCGGCGCGACTTCCGCTGA